One Globicephala melas chromosome 18, mGloMel1.2, whole genome shotgun sequence DNA segment encodes these proteins:
- the CUL4A gene encoding cullin-4A isoform X1 gives MADETPRKGSFSALVGHTNGLTKPASLAAAAVTSKPGAAGGSKKLVIKNFRDRPKLPDNYTQDTWQKLHEAVRAIQSSTSIRYNLEELYQAVENLCSHKVSPVLYQQLRQVCEGHVQAQILQFREDSLDSVLFLKKINTCWQDHCRQMIMIRSIFLFLDRTYVLQNSMLPSIWDMGLELFRNHIISDKMVQTKTIDGILLLIKRERSGEAVDRSLLRGLLGMLSDLQVYKDSFELKFLEETNCLYAAEGQRLMQEREVPEYLNHVSKRLGEEGDRVITYLDHSTQKPLIACVEKQLLGEHLTAILQKGLDHLLDENRVPDLTQMYQLFSRVRGGQQALLQHWSEYIKTFGTTIVINPEKDKDMVQDLLDFKDRVDHVIEVCFQRNEKFINLMKESFESFINKRPNKPAELIAKHVDSKLRAGNKEATDEELERILDKIMILFRFIHGKDVFEAFYKKDLAKRLLVGKSASVDAEKSMLSKLKHECGAAFTSKLEGMFKDMELSKDIMVHFKQYMQNQSDPGSIDLTVNILTMGYWPTYTPMEVHLTPEMIKLQEVFKTFYLGKHSGRKLQWQTTLGHAVLKAEFKEGKKELQVSLLQTLVLLMFNEGDGFSFEDIKMATGIEGSELRRTLQSLACGRARVLIKSPRGREVEDGDRFVFNGEFKHKLFRIKINQIQMKETVEEQASTTERVFQDRQYQIDAAIVRIMKMRKTLGHNLLVSELYNQLKFPVKPGDLKKRIESLIDRDYMERDQDSPNQYRYVA, from the exons ATGGCCGACGAGACCCCTCGGAAGGGCAGCTTCTCGGCGCTTGTCGGACACACCAACGGCCTCACCAAGCCCGCGTCTCTCGCCGCGGCCGCCGTCACCTCCAAGCCCGGAGCCGCCGGCGGCTCCAAGAAGCTCGTGATCAAGAATTTCCGAG ACAGACCTAAATTGCCTGACAACTACACTCAGGACACCTGGCAGAAACTTCATGAAGCAGTGAGAGCCATACAGAGTAGCACGTCCATCAGATATAACCTGGAAGAGCTCTACCAG GCTGTTGAAAACCTTTGTTCTCACAAAGTTTCCCCAGTGCTCTACCAGCAGCTGCGCCAGGTCTGTGAAGGCCACGTCCAAGCACAAATCCTTCAGTTTAGAGA AGACTCGCTagatagtgttttatttttaaagaagattaaCACATGCTGGCAGGATCACTGCAGACAAATG ATCATGATCAGAAGCATCTTCCTGTTTCTGGATCGTACTTACGTGCTTCAGAATTCCATGCTTCCTTCCATCTG GGATATGGGATTAGAACTATTCAGAAACCATATTATTAGTGATAAAATGGTTCAGACAAAGACCATCGACGGCATCCTGCTGCTGATCAAGCGGGAGCGGAGCGGGGAGGCCGTGGACCGCAGCCTGCTGCGGGGCCTGCTGGGCATGCTGTCCGACCTCCAG GTGTATAAAGATTCATTTGAACTGAAATTTTTGGAAGAAACTAATTGTTTATATGCTGCAGAAGGCCAAAGGTTAATGCAAGAAAGAGAG GTTCCGGAGTACCTGAACCATGTGAGTAAGcgcctgggggaggagggtgaCCGCGTGATCACGTATCTAGACCACAGCACACA GAAACCACTGATTGCCTGTGTGGAGAAGCAGCTGTTAGGAGAACATTTAACAGCGATTCTGCAGAAAG GGCTGGACCACCTGTTGGATGAGAACAGAGTGCCTGACCTCACTCAGATGTACCAGCTGTTCAGCCGCGTGCGGGGCGGCCAGCAGGCGCTGCTGCAGCACTGGAGCGAGTATATCAAG ACTTTTGGGACAACAATTGTTATCAATCCTGAAAAAGATAAAGATATGGTGCAGGACCTGCTGGATTTCAAGGACCGAGTAGACCACGTGATAGAAGTGTGCTTCCAGAGGAACGAGAAGTTCATCAACCTGATGAAGGAGTCCTTCGAATCGTTCATCAACAAGAGGCcaaacaaacctgcagagctgaTCG CAAAGCACGTTGATTCAAAATTGAGAGCAGGTAATAAGGAAGCAACGGACGAGGAGCTGGAGAGGATCCTGGACAAGATCATGATCCTATTCCGGTTCATTCACG GTAAAGATGTCTTTGAGGCATTTTATAAGAAAGATTTAGCAAAAAGACTCCTCGTTGGAAAAAGTGCCTCCGTTGATGCTGAAAAGTCTATGCTGTCAAAGCTGAAGCACG AGTGTGGGGCTGCTTTCACCAGCAAGCTGGAAGGCATGTTCAAGGACATGGAGCTCTCTAAGGACATCATGGTTCATTTCAAGCAG tatatgCAGAATCAAAGTGACCCAGGCTCTATAGACCTGACAGTGAACATACTTACGATGGGATACTGGCCGACATACACCCCCATGGAAGTACATCTAACTCCAGAG ATGATTAAACTTCAGGAAGTATTCAAGACGTTTTATCTTGGAAAGCACAGCGGTCGAAAGCTTCAGTGGCAAACTACACTGGGTCACGCCGTGTTGAAAGCAGAGTTTAAAGAG GGGAAGAAGGAGCTGCAGGTGTCGCTGCTCCAGACGCTGGTGCTCCTCATGTTCAACGAAGGCGACGGATTCAGCTTTGAGGACATAAAGATGGCCACCGGGATAG AGGGCAGCGAGCTGCGGAGGACGTTGCAGTCCCTGGCCTGCGGGAGGGCGCGCGTGCTGATCAAAagtcccagagggagggaggtCGAAGATGGAGACAGATTCGTCTTCAATGGAGAGTTCAAGCACAAGTTGTTTCGGATCAAGATCAATCAGATCCAGATGAAGGAAACC GTTGAAGAGCAGGCCAGCACCACAGAGCGCGTGTTCCAGGACCGGCAGTACCAGATCGACGCCGCCATCGTCAGGATAATGAAGATGAGAAAGACGCTGGGCCACAACCTGCTCGTTTCCGAATTGTATAATCAGCTGAAGTTTCCCGTCAAG
- the CUL4A gene encoding cullin-4A isoform X2, producing MNSLDSVLFLKKINTCWQDHCRQMIMIRSIFLFLDRTYVLQNSMLPSIWDMGLELFRNHIISDKMVQTKTIDGILLLIKRERSGEAVDRSLLRGLLGMLSDLQVYKDSFELKFLEETNCLYAAEGQRLMQEREVPEYLNHVSKRLGEEGDRVITYLDHSTQKPLIACVEKQLLGEHLTAILQKGLDHLLDENRVPDLTQMYQLFSRVRGGQQALLQHWSEYIKTFGTTIVINPEKDKDMVQDLLDFKDRVDHVIEVCFQRNEKFINLMKESFESFINKRPNKPAELIAKHVDSKLRAGNKEATDEELERILDKIMILFRFIHGKDVFEAFYKKDLAKRLLVGKSASVDAEKSMLSKLKHECGAAFTSKLEGMFKDMELSKDIMVHFKQYMQNQSDPGSIDLTVNILTMGYWPTYTPMEVHLTPEMIKLQEVFKTFYLGKHSGRKLQWQTTLGHAVLKAEFKEGKKELQVSLLQTLVLLMFNEGDGFSFEDIKMATGIEGSELRRTLQSLACGRARVLIKSPRGREVEDGDRFVFNGEFKHKLFRIKINQIQMKETVEEQASTTERVFQDRQYQIDAAIVRIMKMRKTLGHNLLVSELYNQLKFPVKPGDLKKRIESLIDRDYMERDQDSPNQYRYVA from the exons ATGA ACTCGCTagatagtgttttatttttaaagaagattaaCACATGCTGGCAGGATCACTGCAGACAAATG ATCATGATCAGAAGCATCTTCCTGTTTCTGGATCGTACTTACGTGCTTCAGAATTCCATGCTTCCTTCCATCTG GGATATGGGATTAGAACTATTCAGAAACCATATTATTAGTGATAAAATGGTTCAGACAAAGACCATCGACGGCATCCTGCTGCTGATCAAGCGGGAGCGGAGCGGGGAGGCCGTGGACCGCAGCCTGCTGCGGGGCCTGCTGGGCATGCTGTCCGACCTCCAG GTGTATAAAGATTCATTTGAACTGAAATTTTTGGAAGAAACTAATTGTTTATATGCTGCAGAAGGCCAAAGGTTAATGCAAGAAAGAGAG GTTCCGGAGTACCTGAACCATGTGAGTAAGcgcctgggggaggagggtgaCCGCGTGATCACGTATCTAGACCACAGCACACA GAAACCACTGATTGCCTGTGTGGAGAAGCAGCTGTTAGGAGAACATTTAACAGCGATTCTGCAGAAAG GGCTGGACCACCTGTTGGATGAGAACAGAGTGCCTGACCTCACTCAGATGTACCAGCTGTTCAGCCGCGTGCGGGGCGGCCAGCAGGCGCTGCTGCAGCACTGGAGCGAGTATATCAAG ACTTTTGGGACAACAATTGTTATCAATCCTGAAAAAGATAAAGATATGGTGCAGGACCTGCTGGATTTCAAGGACCGAGTAGACCACGTGATAGAAGTGTGCTTCCAGAGGAACGAGAAGTTCATCAACCTGATGAAGGAGTCCTTCGAATCGTTCATCAACAAGAGGCcaaacaaacctgcagagctgaTCG CAAAGCACGTTGATTCAAAATTGAGAGCAGGTAATAAGGAAGCAACGGACGAGGAGCTGGAGAGGATCCTGGACAAGATCATGATCCTATTCCGGTTCATTCACG GTAAAGATGTCTTTGAGGCATTTTATAAGAAAGATTTAGCAAAAAGACTCCTCGTTGGAAAAAGTGCCTCCGTTGATGCTGAAAAGTCTATGCTGTCAAAGCTGAAGCACG AGTGTGGGGCTGCTTTCACCAGCAAGCTGGAAGGCATGTTCAAGGACATGGAGCTCTCTAAGGACATCATGGTTCATTTCAAGCAG tatatgCAGAATCAAAGTGACCCAGGCTCTATAGACCTGACAGTGAACATACTTACGATGGGATACTGGCCGACATACACCCCCATGGAAGTACATCTAACTCCAGAG ATGATTAAACTTCAGGAAGTATTCAAGACGTTTTATCTTGGAAAGCACAGCGGTCGAAAGCTTCAGTGGCAAACTACACTGGGTCACGCCGTGTTGAAAGCAGAGTTTAAAGAG GGGAAGAAGGAGCTGCAGGTGTCGCTGCTCCAGACGCTGGTGCTCCTCATGTTCAACGAAGGCGACGGATTCAGCTTTGAGGACATAAAGATGGCCACCGGGATAG AGGGCAGCGAGCTGCGGAGGACGTTGCAGTCCCTGGCCTGCGGGAGGGCGCGCGTGCTGATCAAAagtcccagagggagggaggtCGAAGATGGAGACAGATTCGTCTTCAATGGAGAGTTCAAGCACAAGTTGTTTCGGATCAAGATCAATCAGATCCAGATGAAGGAAACC GTTGAAGAGCAGGCCAGCACCACAGAGCGCGTGTTCCAGGACCGGCAGTACCAGATCGACGCCGCCATCGTCAGGATAATGAAGATGAGAAAGACGCTGGGCCACAACCTGCTCGTTTCCGAATTGTATAATCAGCTGAAGTTTCCCGTCAAG